In Frondihabitans sp. PAMC 28766, a genomic segment contains:
- a CDS encoding ATP-dependent DNA helicase RecQ, translating into MSDTPASLAHGDAAPPALDLDLDLEATELLRALTGRPDAVFHDGQLEAIRALVSDDRRALVVQRTGWGKSAVYFIATLLLRRRGSGPTLLVSPLLALMRDQVAAAARAGVRAVAVNSANAHEWGDVREALARDEIDVLLVSPERLNNPRFRDEQLPLLLDRLGLLVVDEAHCISDWGHDFRPDYRRLAELIRTLPPGVPVLATTATANARVVRDVEEQLASGTDVLTIRGSLARASLRLGVLQLPSSRDRLAWLVAHLAELPGSGIIYTLTISAADDTARLLRDAGFDVQSYSGRTDPDERERLEQRLKTNDLKALVATSALGMGFDKPDLGFVVHLGAPSSPVAYYQQIGRAGRATDNADVLLLPGTEDADIWQYFATASMPSQSRASAVLAELSTTPLSTPALEARVDVKRSPLELMLKVLDVDGAVQRVQGGWVTTGLPWTYDGERYDRIAAARQHEQQSMIRYEQATTCRMQLLQNDLDDPSAEPCGRCDVCAGVWFPTSVPSSATESSAAALDRVGVEIEPRAQWPTGADRVGVNLKGKISPDERAEPGRALARLTDLGWGGILRSVFAAGTPDAPLTKALLDGCVRVLADWPWAARPTAIVAMPSRSHPALVGSLAAALSDVGRLPVLGSLSGPGGGPVERSGNSVYRLAELHGALTVGPELAAVLAAHQGPVLLVDDFVDSRWSMTVAARELRRAGAAAVLPFALAVVA; encoded by the coding sequence ATGTCAGACACCCCCGCCTCCCTCGCTCACGGCGACGCCGCCCCTCCTGCCCTCGACCTCGACCTCGACCTCGAGGCGACCGAGCTGCTGCGCGCGCTCACCGGCCGCCCTGACGCCGTGTTTCACGACGGCCAGCTCGAGGCCATCCGAGCCCTCGTCAGCGATGACCGCCGCGCGCTGGTCGTGCAGCGCACGGGCTGGGGAAAGTCCGCCGTCTACTTCATCGCGACCCTTCTGCTGCGCCGCCGCGGCTCCGGCCCCACGTTGCTCGTCTCCCCGCTGCTCGCCCTCATGCGCGACCAGGTCGCGGCCGCCGCCCGAGCCGGGGTCCGCGCCGTCGCGGTCAACTCGGCCAACGCCCACGAGTGGGGCGACGTGCGGGAGGCCCTCGCCCGCGACGAGATCGACGTGCTGCTCGTCAGCCCCGAGCGCCTCAACAACCCGCGCTTCCGCGATGAGCAGCTGCCACTGCTGCTCGACCGGCTCGGCCTCCTCGTGGTTGACGAGGCGCACTGCATCTCCGACTGGGGCCACGACTTCCGCCCCGACTATCGCCGCCTCGCCGAGCTGATCCGCACACTCCCTCCGGGCGTGCCCGTGCTGGCGACGACGGCGACCGCCAACGCCCGCGTCGTGCGCGATGTCGAAGAGCAGCTCGCCTCCGGCACCGACGTGCTCACGATCCGCGGCTCGCTGGCCCGCGCGTCGCTGCGTCTCGGTGTCCTCCAGCTGCCGTCGAGCCGCGACCGGCTCGCCTGGCTCGTCGCGCATCTGGCCGAGCTGCCCGGCTCGGGCATCATCTACACGCTCACGATCTCGGCCGCCGACGACACCGCGCGTCTCTTGCGCGACGCCGGCTTCGACGTGCAGTCTTACTCGGGCCGCACCGACCCCGACGAGCGCGAGCGCCTCGAGCAGCGCCTCAAGACGAACGACCTCAAGGCCCTCGTCGCGACGAGTGCTCTAGGCATGGGCTTCGACAAACCCGACCTCGGCTTCGTCGTGCACCTCGGCGCCCCCTCGTCGCCGGTGGCCTACTACCAGCAGATCGGTCGCGCCGGGCGCGCCACCGACAACGCCGACGTGCTGCTCTTGCCCGGCACCGAAGACGCCGACATCTGGCAGTACTTCGCCACCGCCTCGATGCCGTCCCAGTCGCGAGCTTCCGCAGTTCTCGCCGAGCTCTCGACCACGCCGCTGTCGACGCCCGCCCTCGAGGCCCGCGTCGACGTGAAACGCTCCCCGCTCGAGCTCATGCTGAAGGTGCTCGACGTCGACGGCGCCGTCCAACGCGTGCAGGGCGGGTGGGTGACGACCGGCCTCCCGTGGACATACGACGGCGAACGCTATGACCGCATCGCGGCCGCCCGCCAACACGAGCAGCAGTCGATGATCCGCTACGAGCAGGCCACCACCTGTCGGATGCAGCTGCTGCAGAACGACCTCGACGACCCCTCCGCCGAGCCCTGCGGGCGCTGTGACGTCTGCGCCGGCGTGTGGTTCCCCACCTCCGTGCCCTCTTCGGCCACCGAGTCGTCGGCGGCCGCGCTCGACCGCGTCGGCGTCGAGATCGAGCCTCGGGCGCAGTGGCCCACCGGCGCCGATCGGGTGGGAGTCAACCTCAAAGGCAAGATCAGCCCGGACGAGCGTGCAGAGCCAGGGCGCGCCCTCGCGAGGCTGACCGACCTCGGGTGGGGCGGCATCCTGCGCTCCGTCTTCGCCGCAGGCACCCCCGACGCCCCGCTGACGAAGGCGCTGCTCGACGGATGCGTGCGGGTGCTCGCCGACTGGCCGTGGGCGGCGCGCCCGACGGCGATCGTCGCCATGCCGTCGCGCTCGCACCCCGCCCTCGTCGGTTCGTTGGCCGCCGCGCTGAGCGACGTGGGGCGGCTGCCGGTGCTGGGCTCGCTCTCCGGGCCGGGCGGCGGCCCCGTCGAGCGCTCGGGCAACAGCGTCTATCGGCTGGCCGAGCTGCACGGGGCCCTGACCGTGGGGCCCGAGCTCGCGGCGGTACTCGCTGCGCACCAGGGACCCGTTCTGCTCGTCGACGACTTTGTCGACAGCCGCTGGTCGATGACCGTCGCCGCGCGCGAACTCCGCCGTGCCGGTGCTGCCGCCGTGCTGCCGTTCGCCCTCGCCGTCGTCGCGTAA
- a CDS encoding GAF domain-containing protein gives MALPAQRPGSHRYRTADDYLAWAGLLAAPLARDMARADPLLDKTVGADGPRGTAPVDRADDLVDMTVMSRLAPETARVRREGPQQEDERQAALDALRLLDTTPETSLDDIVGAARAAFGTRFAAFTLIDHDRQWIKSRVGFDGTEGHRVDDLCVLTVQQGSVLVIADVASDARFGAQPGDGQDPGVGFFAGQAVESPSGHRIGVLCVFDPSARDVGSLEPTQLAGFAHAIAGEVWRRGTGAETAGPGDEGVAGAERSMRQTCVATTMARADP, from the coding sequence GTGGCGCTGCCCGCCCAGCGTCCCGGTTCTCACCGCTACCGGACGGCCGACGACTACCTCGCGTGGGCCGGCCTCCTCGCTGCACCGCTGGCGCGCGACATGGCCCGCGCCGACCCGCTCCTCGACAAGACGGTGGGTGCGGACGGCCCGCGCGGCACCGCCCCCGTCGACCGGGCGGACGACCTCGTCGACATGACCGTGATGTCGCGCCTGGCCCCCGAGACCGCCCGCGTGCGCCGCGAAGGGCCGCAGCAGGAGGACGAGAGGCAGGCCGCGCTCGACGCCCTCCGCCTCCTCGACACGACCCCTGAGACAAGCCTCGACGACATCGTGGGCGCCGCGCGCGCGGCTTTCGGCACGCGATTCGCGGCCTTCACCCTGATCGACCACGACCGGCAGTGGATCAAGAGCCGCGTCGGCTTCGACGGCACCGAGGGCCATCGGGTCGACGACCTGTGCGTGCTGACCGTGCAGCAGGGCAGCGTGCTCGTCATCGCCGACGTCGCGAGCGACGCGCGCTTTGGCGCTCAGCCGGGAGACGGTCAGGATCCCGGGGTCGGATTCTTCGCGGGCCAGGCGGTGGAGAGCCCGTCGGGGCACCGCATCGGGGTGCTGTGCGTGTTCGATCCGTCGGCGCGGGACGTCGGGTCGCTCGAACCGACTCAGCTGGCAGGGTTCGCGCACGCGATCGCGGGGGAAGTCTGGCGTCGTGGGACGGGGGCCGAGACCGCGGGGCCGGGTGACGAGGGTGTCGCCGGAGCAGAGCGCTCGATGCGGCAGACCTGCGTGGCAACGACTATGGCGCGAGCAGACCCCTGA